GCCTGCTCGCCGAGCTGCCTGAGCTTTTGAAGCTCGCGATCAAGGTGCTCGCGGAGCTGGCCGGCGCGCGACGCCTCCGCGTTTTCGGCGCGCTCGCGCTCGGCCTGAAGCTCGCGCGCGTGGCGCCGCGCCTCCAGCAACGCCGAGCCCTGCAGGTAGACCACCGAGACGAGGAACAAGACGCCCAGGAGCAGAGTCGCTCCGAGCATGATGAGGCCGAGCGGCGCCTCGACCGCGGCGAAGCCCAGCGTGAGCCTCGTCGGGGCCGTGAACGCGCTCCAGTTCGCCGCGGCGAAAAGAGCGATCGCGGCAGAGAGGGCGAGAATTGCAACCGTCCGCAAGGGCACGAGGTCTCTCGGGTTCCGACCGGCCGGGTCGCAGCCTAGAGCTTGTAGCCGATGGTGCGCAGGAAACCCTTGCGCCAGGCGATTCCCCGTTCGTCCTCGACGCCCTTGCTCTTGCCGCCGTCGATCACCCCCAGGATACCCCTTCCCAGGTCGGTCTCCGCGATCACGACCTCGACGGGGTTGGCGGTGGCGCAGAAGATGCGGCAGACCTCGGGAACCATCTTGACAGCGTTGAGAACGCTGATCGGGAAGAAGCCCGGCCCGAGAAACAGGATGAAGCTGTGGCCGGCGGAAAGCGCCAGAGCGTTGCGCTTCGCCAGCTCCAGCATCGCTTCGTCGTTCCCGCTCCAGCGGACGAGCATCTCCCCCGACGATTCGCAAAACGCCAGGCCGAACTTGATGCCCGGAACGCTTTGCACCACCGCCTCGTGGATGTCTTCCACCGTCTTGATGAAGTGGCTCTGGCCGAGGATGAAGTTGACGCTGTCCGGCTTCTCGATCTTGACCGTGTGGAGCTGCATCGGCGGCCCTCCTTGCGAGCCGGTTTGGCTTCGCGGCGCCGTCATTCTGGCACAACGAGGCGGAAGCGGCAAAGAGCCTGCGCGGCCGCGCCCGACCGCGAGAGGTCCGCCGCGCGAAAGGCGGGTTCCTCCGGGAGCGCAGAAAAGCGCCGGATCTCAGCCGCCCGCGGGCCGGACCACCAGCACGGGGTCCCTGGAATAGTGGACGACTTTTTCCGTGACGCTGCCCATGATCCAGCGCTGGATCCCGGAGCGGCCGTGCGTCGACATCGCGATCAGGTTGTCGGGGGTCCGCGAAGCCAGGTCGATGATGTCGCCCGCAGGATCTCCGGCGATGGCGCTCGACAGCACCCGTTCGAGCCCCTGAGCTCGCAGCTCCTCCACCTTGCTTTCGAGGTAGCTCTCGGCTTCCCGCCGGATCGCTTCCCGCTGTTGCATCAGGGCATTCATGTAGACACCGTCGCCGAGGATGTAGGCGTCCGGAGGCAGCCCGTACACCCGCACGAGATGGATTTCCAGATCCGTCTTTCGCGCCAGCTCCACCGCCCGCGCGAGAGCGTTCTCGGCCAGAGCGGAACCGTCCAGGGGAACGAAGACCGTGCGAAGGCGGATGTCCGCGCTCGGGTCCTGGCCTTTGGCGGGCCGGATCAGCAGCAACGAAGCTCGCGCCGCCTGGACGACCTTGCTCGTGACGCTTCCCAGCAGCCAGCGCTGGATCCCTGAGAGGCCGTGGGTGGCCATCGCGATCAACGAGTCCGTTCCCGCCCCCGCCCGATCCACGATCACGGCGGCGGGCTTGCCGGTTTCGGTGACCATGTCCACCCGGGAAACGGAGCGCAGATAGCGGTCGCGAACCTGCTCGAGATAACCGCCTCCCTCGAGTGGGGGAAAAAATCCGGTCGCGACGTCCGGGTCGTTGACGAGCAGGAGCTCCACGCGGGCGTCGCAGGCCGACGCGAACCACCGCACGTAGGGAAGAATCTGCTCGGCGAGCCTGGAGCCGTCCAGCGGAACGATGATTTTCCCGTACATCGCCTTCGCTTCCGAAGAACGCTCAGCCTTTGGCGCGCAGAACCAGGACCGGATCGCCGGAATGGCGCACCACTCGCTCCGTCACGCTTCCGAGCACCCAGCGCCTCACGCCCGACCGCCCGTGGGTGCACATGGCGATGAGGTTGTCCGGGAGCCGCCGCCCCAGCGCGATGATCTCATCGGCGGCATAGCCTTCGGGCACGACGGACGATACGCGGGCGACGCCCCGGGCCTTGAGGTCCTGCGTGATCTTGTCCAGGTAGTCCCGCGCTTCGTCGCGGAGAGAGGCCAGGACCTCCTCGTAGTTGACCGCATAGTAGTCTTCGGCGCCCGCGTAAGTGTTGGCGGGGACGTGATACGCGCGCATCAGGATGATCTCCAGATCCAGGATCCGCGCCAGCTCGACGACCGTGCCGAGCACGCCTTCCGCCAGCTCGGAGCCGTCGAGCGGGACGAGGACGGATTTGAGCGCGGGCTCGGCCACGCCCCCTTCCTCGCCCGCGCGGATCACGAGCAGCGGATTCGAGGCGCCGCGAAGAACCTTTTCGGTCACGCTGCCCAGCACCCAGCGATTGAGGCCCGTCCGGCCGTGGGTCGCCATCGCGACCAGCGTGTCCCGGTCCGCCGCGGCCGCCTCGATGATGGTATCCTCGGCCTTGCCCTTGCGCACCGTGCACCGCGTGGCGACGCCGGAGAAGCCCTGCGCCACTTTTTCCAGGTATTCCTCGCTGGCGCGGACTCCCGCGTCGATCATCGTGTTGAGAAACCGGGCCTTGTCGGGCGACACGGAGGACGCCAGCGCGGCAAGATCGACGACGCCCAGAAACTCTACCGGGATCCCGAGCTTGAGGGCGAAGTAGCGGGCGTAGGGGAGCACCTGCTCGGCCGTTTTCGATCCGTCCAGCGGTATCAGTATCCGCTTGTACATAGGTCCCTCCTCACCTTGGAAGGCGCCGCCGCGCCGGCGAGGGCGCGTCTCTAGTCGACCTTGACCTTGATTTCCCTTCTCTTCGCCTCTTCGGTTTTTGGAATCCTGATCTCCAGAACCCCGTTCTTGAAGCTCGCCTTCGCTTTTTCCGCCTGGACCTCTCTGGGCAGCTCGACGCTCCGGACGAACGATCCGTACGACCGCTCCGCCCTGTAGTAGTTTTTTTCCTCGATCTTTTCTTCCCTTTTCTTCTCTCCCTTGATCGTGAGCATGCGATCTGTGAGGTTTATCTCGATGTTTTCCCTGTCGATCCCCGGAAGCTCGGCCTTCACGACCACGTCGTCCTTGTCCTCGTAGCAATCCACGGGGGGCGCAGAGATCTCCACGGCAAAAGGCCGCCGGCGGCGCCACCAGGGACGCGTCCTCCCTCCCCACATCTCGTCGAAAAAGCGCTCCATCTCCCGTTCCCAACGGGTAAGCTCGCCAAAAGGCCGCCACGGCTCCAGTTCCCCGCCGGCTCTTTCCCTCTCCCTCTCTTTTTTGGCCATGGGGTTGACCTCCCTCTGTGGAAATAGATCGATGACATGGTCGCCCGCAAGCTCTGTGCCACCGGATTCGCATGCAATAATCGCTTTTCTCCCATACGTTTTCGCAACCTTGATAAACGCGCGGCTGGTTCCTTGCACCACTGCAAGCAAGAGCCGGAGACAGCGCCGCGGACGGCCGGCAGGTCCGCAGAATATAAGGCTTCTCGGTCGGCCGTCAGTGGCACCAAGATTGCCCCCTCGGAAACCGGAGAAAGACGATGATCGCCGTACGCTTCCATGGGCGCGGCGGGCAGGGAGCGCGAATCGCGAGCCGGATTCTCGGACGAAGCGGTTTTCTTTCCGGTCTCGAAGTGCAGGATTTCGCCCTCTTCGGCCCGGAGCGCCGCGGCGCTCCGGTGGTCGCCTGTACGCGCCTCGCCGACACCCCTATCGATCGGCGGGGCCACGTCGACGAGCCCGATATCCTGGTGGTCATGGACTTCTCTCTTCTCGCCGACCCCGGAACGCATGTCCTCGGAGGAATCGGCGCGCGCACTCCGGTTTTCGTCAATCTCGCGCCGAGCGGTGCGGGAAAGATCGCCCGGCTGCCCGAGGCGAGATACGTCTTGCTCGACCTCGACGGCATCGCCCGCCGGCTGACCGGACGCCCGCTGGTGAGCGCCGCGGCGGCGGCCGTCGCCGCCAAATGCATTCCGACGATTGCCCTCGCCGCTCTGCTCGCCGCAATTCGCATCGAGCTGGCGGAGTTCGCCTCGAGCCCGGAGGCGCTGCGGCAGAACGAGGCCGTGGCTGCCGAGGCCTACGAGGCGGCCCCGGCGATCCGCCTCGCCGCGCGAGAGCCTCGTCGGGCGCAACCCTCGCAGCCCTACGAGCCGCCCCTTGCGGCGCGGCTCTGCGGGCCGACCGTCCGCCGGCCCGAGACCGCGGCCCTGCGCCGTACCGGCAGCTGGCGGACGGAGCGTCCCGGGATCGATCTCGCGAGATGCAAGCGCTGCTTTCTCTGTTATCTCTACTGTCCCGAAGCCGCGATCCGGCTGGACGCGTCGGACTTCCCTCACATCGACTACGAGCACTGTAAGGGCTGCATGACCTGCTACCGCGAGTGCCCGACCGACGCCGTCGGCCGCGGGCCGGAGGCGACATCATGAGCCGCGCCTTGCTCACCGGCAACGCCACCGCCGCGTGGGCCGCCCGGCTGGCCGCCGTGGACTACGTGCCGGCGTTTCCGATCACGCCGCAAACCGAGATCATCGAGACTCTGGCGCGCTGGATCCACGCCGGCGAGATGCGCGCGCGCATCGTGACGATGGACTCGGAGCACTCGATGCTCACCGCCGCGGGAGCGGCGGCGGCCACCGGCGTGAGAGTCTTCACCGCAACCTCCAGCCAGGGGCTTCTCTTCGGCTTCGAGATGCTCTACGCCATCGCCGGGCTGCGCCTGCCTCTGGTTCTGGTCAACGTCTCGCGCGGCCCGGCGCACCCGCTGACCCTCGAGCCCGACCACAGCGACGTGCTCTCGGCCCGCGACGCGGGCTTCCTCCAGTTCCACGCCGAGAGCTGCCAGGAGGTGCTCGACTCCATTCTCATCGCCTATCGGCTCGCCGAGCACGAGCGGGTGCTGCTGCCGGCGATCGTCAACCTCGACGGATTCTATCTCTCCTACACGCGCGAGGCGGTGGATCTGCCGGCTCCCGAAGAGGCGGGCGCGTTCCTGCCGGCTTTTGCTCCCGCATATCCCGCGCTCTGCGATCCGGGCTCCGTGGCTTTCGGCGCGGCGGTTCTGGATTCCAGCCTCTACACCTACTTCAAGCACCAGATGCACCTCGCGGCCGAAGCCGCCCTGCAGCTCTACCCGGAGATCGCGGCCGAGTTCGCGAGCCGCTTCGGCCGCAGCCACGCCGCCGTGGAGCCGTTCATGCTCGACGACGCCGACTATGCGATCGTGATGACCAACTCGTTCGCCGCGATGGGAAAGGCGGAAGTGCGGCGCCTGCGAAGCGAAGGGAAAAAGGTGGGCCTCGTGCGCCTGCGCATGCTCCGCCCCTTCCCGCACGCAGAGCTCCGGCGCCTTCTCGCGGGACGCAAAGGGGTGGCCGTGGTGGACCAGAACATCTCGGTCGGCAAGGGCGGCGTCCTGTTCAGCGAGATTTCCAGCGCCCTCTACGGCCTCGCCGACCGGCCGCCCGTGCTGCTCTCGTTCATCGGCGGGCTCGGCGGGCGGCGTTTCCGGCCCGGCGAATTCGACGCGATGCTCGAGCGGCTCGAAAATCCGCCCGCGGACACCGCGCGCGCGTGCTGGCTTTTCACCGAAGAGGAAGCGCGCGAGATCGAACGCCTTCTCGCGATCGCCGGGGGAGCGACGACGTGAAGCGCGAGCGCTACAAGAGCCTGAGGACCCTGCCGCGCGAGGAGCCCCTCGGCCCCGGCGGGCCGCTCTGCGCCGGCTGCGGCGGCCTGCTCGCCCTGAGGCTCTTTCACAAGGCGCTCGGCGGGAACGCCGTCTTCGTCAACGCGGCGGGCTGTTGCACCCTGCTCGCCACCTATCCCTTCACTCCCCTGCGCTCTTCGTGGATCTATACCGCCATGGCGTCCGCGCCGGCGGGAGCGCAGGGCGTGCGCGACGCGCTCGACATTCTCGCGGAGAAGGGAAAGCTCGGCGCGGGCGACCGCAAGGTGGTAGTGCTCACGGGCGACGGAGCGGCTCAGGATATCGGCCTGCAATCGACGATGGCGGCGATCCATCGCGGCCTGGACTTTTACTATCTGTGCTACGACAACGAGGCGTACGGCAACACGGGGTTTCAAACCTCCGCGAGCACGCCCTACGGCTCGCGCACGGCCACCTGCCCGATCGCGCCTTTGTCGCCGCGCGGCAATCCCGCGCCTCGCCGCGACCTCTTCGAGATCTGGCGGGCCCAGAAGCCGCCTTATGTCGCCACGCTCTCCGCCGCCTATCCCCTGGACCTGGCGGAAAAAGTTTTCCGCGCTTCCAAGTTCGCCGGCCCCAAGCTTTTCATCGCGCTCGCCCCCTGCCCTCCGGGCTGGGACGTGGATTCCGAATGGGCGGTCGAGCTCGCCCGTCTCGCGGTGGAAACCGGCATCTGGCCGCTCAAGGAAGCGGTTCACGGAGAGGTCTCCCACACTTTCGTGCCGCGCCGGTTCAAACCCGTCGAGCAATATCTGTCGCTCCAGGGCAGGTTCCGCCATCTCTTCGAGCCGAAACGGGATGACGCAGCGATCGCGCTCATCCAGGGCGCGGTCGACGAATACTGGAAAGCCGCGCGCCCCGGAGGCGGGCGCGCGCCGGGAGAGACGCCATGAAAGACATTTTCGATTTCGCCGACGAGCTCGGCCCGATCAAGGTCGTGCACGTCTACGATCCCAAACGGGGCCTCAAGGCGGTGGTCGTGGTCGACAACGTGGCCCGCGGCCCTTCGATCGGAGGGATCCGCATGGCGCCCGACGTGAGCGCCGAGGAAGCCTTCCGGCTTGCGCGCGCCATGACTCTCAAGAACTCGGCTGCGGGCCTGCCGCACGGCGGCGGCAAGACGGTCCTCTTCGGCGACCCGAAGATGGCGCCCGAGGGCAAGGAAGAACTGATCCGCGCCTTCGCGCGCGCCATCCTGGATCTCGCCGAATACATCCCCGGACCGGACATGGGTACCGACGAGCGCTGTATGGCGTGGATCCACGACGAGATCGGCCGCGCCGTCGGCCTGCCGCCGGAGATCGGCGGGATCCCGCTCGACGAGATCGGCGCCACGGGATGGGGGCTCGCGGCTAGCGTGGAGACGGCGCTCCCGTACTGCGACTTCGCGCTCAAAGGGGCCAGGATGGCGATCCAGGGCTTCGGCTCGGTCGGGAAGCACGCCGCGCGCTTTCTCGCCGAGAAAGGCGCCGTGCTCGTCGGCGCCTGCGACTCCCGCGGTGCGATCGTCAACCCGCGCGGCATCGACGTGGGCCGGTTGATCGCGCTCAAGGAGTCCGGCATGAGCGTCGCCGATTATCCGGACGGCGAGCGGCTTCCCCCGGACCGGATCATCGACGTCGAGTGCGAGATCTGGATCCCCGCCGCGCGCCCCGACGTGGTGCACAGGGACAACGTCCACCGGCTCAGGACCCGGCTGGTTCCGCAGGGAGCCAATATCCCCTTCACGCTCGAAGCCGAACGGGTCCTCCACGAGAAAGGCGTCCTGGTGATTCCGGACTTCATCGCCAACGCCGGAGGAGTGATCTGCGCCGCGGTCGAGTACCACGGCGGGACGCAGAGCCAGGCGTTTCAGACGATCGACGAAAAGATCCGCGCGAACACGGCCGAAGTGCTCGCCCGCGCGCGCAAGGAAGGACGGCTACCCCGGGAAGCGGCGGTCGAGCTCGCCGAGACGCGAGTGCGCCGTGCGGCGGGATACCGCCGCTGAGGCGCCCGGGATCGCCCGTTCCCCGAGAATGGGGCGGCGCGCTTCAATCCGCTGCTTCGATCGCGACCGCGCAGACCTTGTACTCGGGAATCTTCGCTACCGGATCGAGGGCGCGGATCGTCAGGTTGTTGATGTTGTGCTCGCCGGGAAAGTGAAAGTTGCCGAAGAGGATCCCCGGCGCGACCCGGTCCGTGACGATGGGCCGGGCGAGGACTTCGCCGCGGCGCGACCTGAGTCGCAGCAACCGATCGCCGTTCAAGCCGATCCTGGCGGCGTCTTCGGCGCTGATCTCCACAAGGCTTTCTGGATAGACTTCCAGGAGCCCCTTCGCCCGGCGGCTGAGCTCTCCTCCGTGCCAGTGGTAGAGCACCCGCCCGGTGGTCAAGACGAACGGGTAGTCCTTGTCGGGAAGCTCCGCCGGCGGCAGATGATCGACCGCATGGAATCTCCCGCGGCCGCGGGCGAACTGGCCGACGTGCAGGATCGGCGTGCCCGGATGATCGCGATCCCGAACCGGCCACTGAAGGCTCTCGCCGCGCTCCAGACGGGAGTGGCTCACGCCCGAATACGAGGGCGTGAGCGCCGCGATCTCGTCCATGATCTCGGCGGTGTCGCGATAGCCCCAGCCCGCGCGCGGCCCGGCGGGTCGCCGCCCTTCGATTTCCAGAACCAGGCGGGCCAGCCCGGCCACGATCTCCCAATCCTGGCGGGCCTCGCCCGGAGGATCGACCGCCGGGCGCACCATTTGGACGCGCCGCTCGGTGTTGGTGAAGGTCCCCTTCTTCTCGGCGAACGATACCCCGGGGAGCAGGACGTCGGCGAACGCCGCGGTCTCCGATGGGAAGATCTCCTGGAGCGCGAGGAATTCGCCCGAGGCCAGAGAGCGGCGCGCATGCGCGATATCCGGCTCGGTCATCGCCAGGTCCTCGCCCAGGACGTAGAGGAACCGGAGCGTTCCCGCGCCGTACGCTTCCACCATTTCCGTCACCGTGAGCCCGGGCCTGGCGTCGAGCGCGCGCCCGTCGTCCAGAGCCCACGCGGCGCCGAACTTCCCGAGAGGGCCGGCGTCGGTCACGGGCTGGTAGCCCGGAAAGAGGTTGGGCAGAGCGCCCATGTCGCAGGCGCCCTGGACGTTGTTCTGGCCTCGAAGCGGATTGACGCCGCCGCCGGCCACCCCCATGTTCCCCAGCAGCATCTGCAAATTCGCCAGGCTGAGGACGTTCAGGACGCCGGTCGTGTGCTGCGTGATGCCCATACCCCAGATCACCGCCATCGGCCTGTTGCGCGCCAGGATTTCCGCCGCGCGGTAAAGGTCTTCCCGGGAAACGCCGGTGATCTCGGAGGCCAGCTCCGGCCGGTACTTCTCGATCGTCGCCCGGAACTCCGCGAAATTCTCGCAGCGCTCTTCGACGAAGCGGTGATCGTGCCAGCCGTTCTCCAGGACGATCCGCATGATGCCGTTCAGGAGCGCGACGTCCGTTCCAGGCCTTTGCCGCAGGTGCAGCGCCGCGAGCTCCGCGATGTCGATCCTGCGCGGATCGGCCACCACCAGCTTCACGCCCCGGCGCAGGACGGCCTGGCGGATCCGGCTGGCGAACACCGGATGCTGCTCGGTCGTGTTGGAGCCGATGATCAGCAGTGCGCGCGCTTCGCGCGCGACGTCGTCCATCGAGTTGCTCATCGCGCCCGAGCCGAACGCCGCCGCCAGGCCGGCGACGGTCGAGGAGTGGCACAGACGCGCGCAGTGGTCGACGTTGTTCGTCCCCGCCGCCTGGCGCGCGAGCTTCTGCACGAGATAGTTCTCCTCGTTCGTGCACTTCGCCGACGCCAGGAACCCGGTCGCCTGGGGGCCCGATTCGCGTCTGACGGCGACGAGCTTCTCGGCGACGAGCCCGAGCGCCGTCCTCCAGTCCGTTTCCACCCACTCGAGCGCCCCTCCCGCGGCGCTGCGCTTCGTTCCGCCTTCGAGCAGATAGCGGCGCACGCGCGGGCGCGCGAGCCGCTCCGGATGGTGCACGTAATCGTAGCCGTACCGCCCCTTCACGCACAGGTGCATGCCGTTGACCGCCGCGGCGCGACTCGACCTTGCCCGGACGATCCGGTTGTCCTTCACGTCGAGATCAACGCTGCAGCCCACGCCGCAGTAGCCGCACGTCGTGCCGACCGTTTTCTCGGGCCTGCCGAGGCCCACCGACGGCTTGTCGTCGAGCGCTCCGGTCGGGCAGTAGGCCGCGCAGGCGCCGCACGACTCGCAGCGGGCTTCGAGCATCGTGGTGTCCAGACCGGCGATGATCCGGGCCTCGGCGCCGCGGTAGCCCACGCTCCAGACGAAGCGGCCCTGGATCTCGGCGCAGGCGCGGACGCAGCGCGTGCAGAGAATGCACTTGTTCCAGTCCACCCACACGAACGGGTTGGGGTCGCTGTTCGGGCGATCGCGCAGGATCGGCGGGGCGGCGCCGGGGATGCGGACGCCGTAGCGGCGCAGCCAGTGCGTGAACTCGGTCTCGTCGCGATCGCCCGCGGCGTAGCCGGCGTCGGCATAGTGGGTGAGCAGCATCCCGAGGACGAAACGGCGCGATTCGGCGAGCGCGGGCGTCTCGGTGCGCACGATCATCCCCTCGCTTGCCGGCGTCGAGCAGGCGGTCGCGGGAAGGCGCATACCCTCGATCTCGACGACGCAGAGGCGGCACGAGCCGTCGACGGAGAGATCGGGATGCCAGCAGAGCGTAGGAACGATCACGCCCGCCGCACGCGCCGCTTCGAGGACGCTGTCTCCCTCCCGGGCCGTCACGGGACGCCCGTCGACCGTCAAACGAATCGTCGCCGGACTGCCCTTCTGATCGTCAGCCACCGTGAAACTCCGCGGCGAAGTATCGAACGGCGCTCTCTACGGGCAGGGCCACCGACTGGCCCAGCCCGCAAAGCGAGGTGAGGTGCATCTGCCGCGCCAGCCGCTCCAGCTCTCCGATCGCGCCCGGCGCAGCGCCGCCTCGGGCGAGCCGCTCGCTCAGACGGCGGGCCTCGCGCGTGCCCTCGCGGCAAGGCGTGCATTTGCCGCAGGACTCCTTTTCGAAAAAGCCGAGCAGCGAGGCGAGAAAGTCGGGAATCGACACCGACTCGTCCAGGACGACGATCGGGCCGCAGCCGAGCATCACCCCGTTCTTCCCCGAGTCGAAGTCGATCGGCACGTCCATGAGCGAGGCGGGAACGAAGCTTCCCGCCGCGCCTCCCGTGAGCGCGGCTTTGAAGCTCGACCCTGCGGTAAGACCGCCGCTGAATTCTTCGACGATCCGGCGCAGCGTAATCCCGAGCGGCGCCTCGAACACTCCCGGCCGGTCAATGCAGCCGGTGAGCGCGAAGATCTTCGTGCCGGGGCTGCCCGGCGTCCCGCGCGAGCGAAACCACTGCGGGCCGTGCTCGACGATCGCGGGCACCTGGCACAGCGTCTCGACGTTGTTCACCACGGTCGGTTGCCCGCGATAGCCGCGCGTCGTGGGATACGGCGGCCGGACCCGAGGCTCGCCGCGCCCGCCCTCGAGCGAGCTCAAGAGCGCGCTCTCCTCGCCGCAGACGTAGGCGCCTGCGCCGCGATGCACTTGAACCCGGAACGAAAACCCGCTTCCCCGGATATCGTCCCCGAGCCAGCCCGTTTCTTCCGCCTGGGCGACCGCGCGCTCGAGGCGCTCTGCGATCCAATCGTATTCGCCGCGGATGTAGATCATGCCGTGGCCGGCGCCGACGGCGTAGGCCGCGAGCGCCATGCCCTCGAGGAGGAGGTGCGGATCGCCGTCCATCAACACGCGATCCTTGAAAGCGCCGGGCTCCGACTCGTCGGCGTTGCAGACGACGTATTTCCGCAGCCCTCGAGCGTCGCGCACCATACGCCATTTGCGCCCGGCCGGAAAACCCGCGCCGCCGCAGCCGCGCAGTCCGGCGCGCTCGACGGCATCCAGCACCGCAGCCGAGGGCGACCGCAGAGCGGCGCCGAGGGCCCGATAGGCCCCGGCGCCCAGGGCGCTTTCGATCGAGTCGGGATCGATTCGTCCGAGCCGGGCCAGCGCCACGCGCGTTTCGCCCGCGCGCGCCTCGCCGTAGTCCGGCATATCGCCGCGCCGGCCCGCGAGAACGGAGGCGACATCCCCCGCCGCCACGGGGCCGCAAGGCTCGAGGCCGAGCAGCGCGGCCGGGGCACGGTCGCAGAGACCCAGGCAGCTTGCGCGCTCCACGCTCCACTCCTCGCCGCAAATCGCCGCGGCGGCCGCGTGCACGGCCGCCGCTCCCTTCAGGCGGCAGATCGGACCGTCGCAAAGCCAGAACTGCCTGGGCCTTCGCCGGCGAACCGACAGCCGGGAATAGAACGAGGCCACGCTATAAACGCGCGCGTCGCTCGTCCCAACCGCATCGGCCGTCGCGCCGAGAAGTCCGGCGTCCAGGTAACCGCAATTGCGTGCCTGGATCTCCCGCAGGATCGCCAGGATCGCTTCCGGGCTTCGGCCGTGCTCTGCGATCGCGGCGTCGACGCGCGGGTCCGTGCGCGCACCCCGCGGCGGAGCGGCGCCTCTGCTTTTCGTCATCGTCTCCCTCGGCGGCACAAGCCCATCCCGCCGGCCGCCTGCGCCGCGGCCTTTGCCTTGTCGGGATCGAGCCCCCGTCAACCTTGGGCGCGGATCACCAGGACCGGATCCCCCGAGTGGCGCACCACCCTCTCGGTGACGCTTCCCAGAAGCCAGCGCCCGACTCCCGATCGCCCGTGCGTGCACATGGCGATCAGGTTGTTCGGCGTTTTTCGCGCCAGCGTGATGATCTCCTCCGCGCCGTAGCCCAGCTCCACCGCCACGGCGACGTCGCGCAGGCCCTTCGCCTCCAGCGCCTCCGCCTGCGCCGAGAGATAGCGCCGCGCCTCTTCCTCGATCTGGGCGATCAGCTTCTCGAAGTAGCTCCCGTGCTCGTCGGCGGTGGCGGCGGGCGGCGGCGCATAGGCCCGCAGCAGAATCACCTTGAGATTCATCCGCCGGGCCAGCTCGACGACGCTGGGCAGCGCCTGTTCCGCCACCGGCGAGCCGTCGAGCGGCACGATCACGCTTTCGAGCACGGCGCGCTCCGCCGGCGGCGGCCGCTCGGAGGCCCGAATCAGAAGAACGTGGTTCGCCGCCCCGTGCACCACCTTTTCGGCGACGCTGCCCAGGAGCCAGCGCTGGATGCCCGAGCGGCCGTGCGTAGCCATGACGATCAGCGTGCCCCTGTCCGCGGCGGCTCTGCCAATCACGGTCTCTTCGGGTTTCCCCACACCCGCCCAGCAGCTCACCCGGGTGCCGGCGAACGACGACGCGATCCGTTCGAGGTAGCGCCGGCCGCGCTCGATGCCGTCGGCCACGAGGGTATCGAGATACCGGCCCTGACCCGGATCGAGCATCGCCGAGTAGGCTTCCGGGTCGACGGCCTCGACGAGCTCGACCGGCAGCGCCAGCGTTTCGGCCAGCGTCCGGCCGTAGGGCAGCGCCTGCTCGGCGAGCGTCGATTCGTCGAGAGGAATCAGCAGCCTCGTGTACATCGGACCCTCCTTCGCGCCGGCTTCTCAGCCGCGCGCGATCCATTGCGGTTCCTTCCGCCCTAG
The sequence above is a segment of the Candidatus Zixiibacteriota bacterium genome. Coding sequences within it:
- a CDS encoding Glu/Leu/Phe/Val dehydrogenase, yielding MKDIFDFADELGPIKVVHVYDPKRGLKAVVVVDNVARGPSIGGIRMAPDVSAEEAFRLARAMTLKNSAAGLPHGGGKTVLFGDPKMAPEGKEELIRAFARAILDLAEYIPGPDMGTDERCMAWIHDEIGRAVGLPPEIGGIPLDEIGATGWGLAASVETALPYCDFALKGARMAIQGFGSVGKHAARFLAEKGAVLVGACDSRGAIVNPRGIDVGRLIALKESGMSVADYPDGERLPPDRIIDVECEIWIPAARPDVVHRDNVHRLRTRLVPQGANIPFTLEAERVLHEKGVLVIPDFIANAGGVICAAVEYHGGTQSQAFQTIDEKIRANTAEVLARARKEGRLPREAAVELAETRVRRAAGYRR
- the fdhF gene encoding formate dehydrogenase subunit alpha — translated: MADDQKGSPATIRLTVDGRPVTAREGDSVLEAARAAGVIVPTLCWHPDLSVDGSCRLCVVEIEGMRLPATACSTPASEGMIVRTETPALAESRRFVLGMLLTHYADAGYAAGDRDETEFTHWLRRYGVRIPGAAPPILRDRPNSDPNPFVWVDWNKCILCTRCVRACAEIQGRFVWSVGYRGAEARIIAGLDTTMLEARCESCGACAAYCPTGALDDKPSVGLGRPEKTVGTTCGYCGVGCSVDLDVKDNRIVRARSSRAAAVNGMHLCVKGRYGYDYVHHPERLARPRVRRYLLEGGTKRSAAGGALEWVETDWRTALGLVAEKLVAVRRESGPQATGFLASAKCTNEENYLVQKLARQAAGTNNVDHCARLCHSSTVAGLAAAFGSGAMSNSMDDVAREARALLIIGSNTTEQHPVFASRIRQAVLRRGVKLVVADPRRIDIAELAALHLRQRPGTDVALLNGIMRIVLENGWHDHRFVEERCENFAEFRATIEKYRPELASEITGVSREDLYRAAEILARNRPMAVIWGMGITQHTTGVLNVLSLANLQMLLGNMGVAGGGVNPLRGQNNVQGACDMGALPNLFPGYQPVTDAGPLGKFGAAWALDDGRALDARPGLTVTEMVEAYGAGTLRFLYVLGEDLAMTEPDIAHARRSLASGEFLALQEIFPSETAAFADVLLPGVSFAEKKGTFTNTERRVQMVRPAVDPPGEARQDWEIVAGLARLVLEIEGRRPAGPRAGWGYRDTAEIMDEIAALTPSYSGVSHSRLERGESLQWPVRDRDHPGTPILHVGQFARGRGRFHAVDHLPPAELPDKDYPFVLTTGRVLYHWHGGELSRRAKGLLEVYPESLVEISAEDAARIGLNGDRLLRLRSRRGEVLARPIVTDRVAPGILFGNFHFPGEHNINNLTIRALDPVAKIPEYKVCAVAIEAAD
- a CDS encoding NADH-ubiquinone oxidoreductase-F iron-sulfur binding region domain-containing protein, whose protein sequence is MTKSRGAAPPRGARTDPRVDAAIAEHGRSPEAILAILREIQARNCGYLDAGLLGATADAVGTSDARVYSVASFYSRLSVRRRRPRQFWLCDGPICRLKGAAAVHAAAAAICGEEWSVERASCLGLCDRAPAALLGLEPCGPVAAGDVASVLAGRRGDMPDYGEARAGETRVALARLGRIDPDSIESALGAGAYRALGAALRSPSAAVLDAVERAGLRGCGGAGFPAGRKWRMVRDARGLRKYVVCNADESEPGAFKDRVLMDGDPHLLLEGMALAAYAVGAGHGMIYIRGEYDWIAERLERAVAQAEETGWLGDDIRGSGFSFRVQVHRGAGAYVCGEESALLSSLEGGRGEPRVRPPYPTTRGYRGQPTVVNNVETLCQVPAIVEHGPQWFRSRGTPGSPGTKIFALTGCIDRPGVFEAPLGITLRRIVEEFSGGLTAGSSFKAALTGGAAGSFVPASLMDVPIDFDSGKNGVMLGCGPIVVLDESVSIPDFLASLLGFFEKESCGKCTPCREGTREARRLSERLARGGAAPGAIGELERLARQMHLTSLCGLGQSVALPVESAVRYFAAEFHGG
- a CDS encoding universal stress protein yields the protein MYTRLLIPLDESTLAEQALPYGRTLAETLALPVELVEAVDPEAYSAMLDPGQGRYLDTLVADGIERGRRYLERIASSFAGTRVSCWAGVGKPEETVIGRAAADRGTLIVMATHGRSGIQRWLLGSVAEKVVHGAANHVLLIRASERPPPAERAVLESVIVPLDGSPVAEQALPSVVELARRMNLKVILLRAYAPPPAATADEHGSYFEKLIAQIEEEARRYLSAQAEALEAKGLRDVAVAVELGYGAEEIITLARKTPNNLIAMCTHGRSGVGRWLLGSVTERVVRHSGDPVLVIRAQG